A stretch of the Desulfurellaceae bacterium genome encodes the following:
- a CDS encoding aldo/keto reductase, with product MKAGQLRQIGTTAVSVTQYGLGGTALGNIYTAVEDQAARATIEAAYGAGVRYFDTAPLYGSGLSELRLGKGLADYPRDEVVISSKVGWALEPRPAGQTATIDLFDKALPYRGVVDYSADAIQRSLEDSLARLNTDRIDIVLMHDPDEAATIRGLDPYAASHFDQAMAEAYPLLDSLRSQGVIKALGVGMNQWQMLEDFARAGDFDCFLLAGRYTLLEQEALGSFLPLCAQKRISLIIGGPYNSGILASGAVEGAYYNYRAAPPDILDRVRRIEAVCARYQVSLQAAALQFPFGHPAVASIIPGARSVQELADNVDSFEQAIPADFWAELQHAKLIEPAAPVPGAA from the coding sequence ATGAAAGCAGGCCAACTGCGTCAAATCGGGACTACCGCAGTGTCAGTCACCCAGTATGGGCTCGGCGGCACCGCGCTGGGCAATATCTACACCGCAGTCGAAGACCAGGCCGCGCGTGCCACCATCGAGGCCGCCTATGGGGCAGGGGTGCGCTATTTTGATACGGCTCCGCTGTACGGCAGCGGCCTGAGCGAACTCCGTCTGGGCAAGGGGCTGGCCGACTATCCCCGGGATGAGGTCGTCATTTCGAGCAAGGTCGGCTGGGCGCTTGAGCCCCGACCGGCCGGCCAGACGGCGACGATTGATCTGTTTGACAAGGCTCTGCCGTACCGAGGCGTGGTGGACTATTCGGCCGACGCGATTCAACGCTCTCTTGAAGACAGTCTCGCCCGACTCAACACCGACCGTATCGACATTGTGCTGATGCACGACCCGGACGAGGCTGCCACCATCAGAGGGCTCGATCCCTACGCTGCCAGCCATTTTGACCAAGCCATGGCCGAGGCGTATCCTCTGCTCGACAGTCTGCGCAGCCAGGGTGTCATCAAGGCGCTCGGGGTCGGTATGAACCAGTGGCAGATGCTGGAAGATTTTGCCCGCGCCGGCGATTTTGACTGCTTTTTGCTGGCCGGCCGCTACACCTTGTTGGAGCAGGAGGCGCTCGGCTCATTTTTGCCGCTGTGCGCCCAAAAACGCATCAGCCTGATTATTGGCGGGCCGTACAACTCGGGCATCCTGGCCAGTGGAGCCGTGGAGGGCGCGTATTACAACTATCGGGCCGCACCGCCGGACATCCTGGACCGGGTACGGAGAATTGAGGCCGTATGCGCCCGATATCAGGTATCGCTTCAAGCCGCCGCCCTCCAGTTCCCGTTCGGACATCCGGCCGTGGCTTCCATTATCCCTGGCGCCCGCTCTGTTCAGGAACTGGCTGACAATGTCGACTCCTTCGAGCAGGCGATTCCGGCCGATTTCTGGGCCGAACTCCAACACGCCAAACTCATAGAGCCGGCGGCGCCCGTTCCTGGGGCAGCATAG
- a CDS encoding acyl-CoA dehydrogenase family protein: MNFDYTEEQQLLANSVQQFLAREYTFEARRAIVESEPGYSEQVWSSLADMGLLGLPFSSQVGGFGGGAVDLMPVMAAIGEGLLVEPYLATVGLGGQFIARGGSQAQQQAILPALIAGRCKLAFAHTERGARYDLAQVGCRATKSANGYIIDGEKCVVLHGSCADQLIVSARTAGQETDPDGISLFLVDRNAPGVSLNSYKTLDNLRAADIRFSATAVPADALIGPEGQALELIEEVTDYALALLCAETVGAVKFANDATLDYLKTRKQFGVPIGSFQALQHRMVDMMITYEQVKSMACLACVKVDSAEAAERKRVIAAAKIKISDACRHISQEAVQLHGGMGMTEELKVSHTFRRLTTISQTFGDAEHHLERFSACG, from the coding sequence GTGAATTTTGACTACACGGAAGAACAACAGCTGCTGGCCAACAGCGTTCAGCAGTTTCTCGCCCGGGAGTATACGTTTGAGGCCCGCCGGGCGATTGTCGAGTCCGAGCCCGGCTATAGTGAACAGGTGTGGTCCAGCCTGGCCGATATGGGGCTGTTGGGCCTGCCGTTTTCGAGCCAGGTGGGCGGCTTTGGTGGCGGTGCGGTGGACCTGATGCCGGTCATGGCCGCGATTGGCGAGGGGCTGCTGGTTGAGCCCTACCTGGCCACGGTCGGCCTGGGCGGGCAGTTCATCGCTCGGGGCGGCAGCCAGGCTCAGCAACAGGCGATTCTGCCCGCTCTGATTGCGGGCCGGTGCAAGCTGGCCTTTGCCCACACTGAGCGCGGGGCACGCTACGATCTGGCCCAGGTCGGCTGCCGGGCTACCAAGTCTGCCAACGGCTATATCATTGACGGCGAAAAATGTGTGGTGCTGCACGGCTCGTGCGCGGACCAGCTGATCGTTTCGGCCCGCACCGCCGGCCAGGAGACCGACCCCGACGGCATCAGCCTGTTCCTGGTTGACCGCAACGCGCCCGGGGTCAGCCTCAACTCGTACAAGACGCTCGATAACCTGCGGGCGGCCGATATCCGCTTCTCGGCCACCGCAGTGCCGGCCGACGCCCTGATCGGCCCCGAGGGACAGGCCCTGGAGCTGATCGAAGAGGTCACCGATTATGCCCTTGCCCTGCTGTGCGCCGAGACGGTCGGGGCGGTGAAATTTGCCAATGACGCCACCCTGGACTATCTGAAGACCCGCAAGCAGTTCGGCGTGCCGATCGGTTCCTTTCAGGCTCTGCAGCACCGCATGGTCGATATGATGATCACCTATGAGCAGGTCAAATCCATGGCCTGCCTGGCGTGTGTGAAGGTGGACAGCGCCGAGGCAGCCGAGCGCAAACGGGTGATTGCTGCGGCCAAGATCAAGATTTCGGACGCGTGTCGGCACATCAGCCAGGAGGCGGTGCAGCTGCACGGAGGCATGGGCATGACCGAAGAGCTGAAGGTCAGCCATACCTTTCGGCGCCTGACTACCATCAGCCAGACCTTTGGCGATGCCGAACACCACCTGGAGCGCTTTAGCGCGTGTGGCTGA